The Mangrovivirga cuniculi genomic sequence TGAAGGAAAAAGGCCTTGATAATCTTATCACGATGGAACTTGGCGATAGTGAGAACTTACGATTTGAGGACAATAAATTTGATGCTGTTATCGTTGCATTTGGAGTAAGGAATTTCGAAAATCTTGAAGCAGGTCTGAGTGAGATGTATCGAGTTTTAAAACCCGGGGGCGATTATCTATTATTGAGTTTTCTCAACCGGAGAAATTTCCTTTTAAACAGTCTTACAATTTTTATTTTAAATATATTTTACCTTCAATTGGAAAATTAGTCTCAAAAGACAATGCTGCATACACATATTTACCAGAATCTGTTGAAGTTTTTCCATATGGTAAAAAATTTGTTAATATATTAGAGCAGTTAAACTATAAAAAAGCTAAATGTCAACCGCTTACTTTCGGAATAAGTTCAATATATACGGCAACAAAATAGTAATTATTTTTTTCCTGGTAATCATATCAGGATCCACATTTATAAAAGGACAAAACCGGTCTGATATAAATTTACCCAATTATGATGACCGGTGGTTACATTATGGGTTTCAATTAGGTGTGCACTCTTCAATGTACAAATTGAAATACAGTAATGCCTTCACATCACCAGATCTTGCCTCTTTACAGGCAATTTATACTAAACCCAGCATAGGTTTCTCTGTCGGATTTATAGCTAATTTTCGAATTAGTGAATTCTGGAATTTCAGGGTTCAACCAAAGATCGGGTTTTATGATTTTCGTCTGGAGTATATATATAATGATCCTCAGCAACCGGTGGTAGACGAATTAGTTGAGTCCACTTTTATAGAGGTTCCATTATTACTGAAGGTTAAATCTTCCAGAATGAAAAACTCCAGGGTATATCTAGTAGCGGGCATTACGCCAATGTTTGAGGCAAATGGAAAGAAGAAAAGGCAAAATGACGACAGATTGCACACCGAAAGCTTTAATCTAGCAGTCGAATTCGGGCTTGGTCTGGATAGATACAATGAATTTTATAAGTTTTCACCGGAATTGAGATACTCACTTGGAGTTCTTAATATGTTAGGGAATGTCGACAATGAGTTCAGTGAAGGGATAAAGTATATAAATACTCATACAATCACACTATATTTCTTATTTGAAGGTGGAAAATAAAACTGTATTAATAACCGGCGCTACATCTGGAATTGGCCTTGCTACAGCCAGGCTTTTAGGCTCTAATGGATTTAACATCATTGCATGTGGAAGAAGAAAGGAAAGGCTGGATGAGCTTAAAAATATACTTGAGAAGGATACAAGGATTCTTACTTTAGAATTTGATGTTCGAAATAAAAATGCAGTCAATAAAGTTTTTAATTCTTTACCTGAAGAATGGAAGAAGATCGACGTTCTTATAAATAATGCAGGAAATGCTCATGGTCTGGATACTATCGACCAGGCTAGCCTGGAAGACTGGGATTTGATGATCGATATAAATGTCAAAGGTCTGCTTTATGTTAGCCGGGCTGTAATTCCAGGAATGGTTTCAAGAAAATCAGGACATATAATTAATATCGGATCACTGGCTGGTAAAGAAACATATGCTAAAGGAAACGTGTATTGCGGAACAAAACATGCTGTTGACGC encodes the following:
- a CDS encoding SDR family NAD(P)-dependent oxidoreductase yields the protein MENKTVLITGATSGIGLATARLLGSNGFNIIACGRRKERLDELKNILEKDTRILTLEFDVRNKNAVNKVFNSLPEEWKKIDVLINNAGNAHGLDTIDQASLEDWDLMIDINVKGLLYVSRAVIPGMVSRKSGHIINIGSLAGKETYAKGNVYCGTKHAVDAISSGMRKDLLEHGIKVSQVCPGLVNTEFSEVRFKGDEKKAENVYKGMEPLYAEDIAEIIEFVITRPKHVNIADSLILPLDQASSTEVKRS
- the porT gene encoding type IX secretion/gliding motility protein PorT/SprT, with translation MSTAYFRNKFNIYGNKIVIIFFLVIISGSTFIKGQNRSDINLPNYDDRWLHYGFQLGVHSSMYKLKYSNAFTSPDLASLQAIYTKPSIGFSVGFIANFRISEFWNFRVQPKIGFYDFRLEYIYNDPQQPVVDELVESTFIEVPLLLKVKSSRMKNSRVYLVAGITPMFEANGKKKRQNDDRLHTESFNLAVEFGLGLDRYNEFYKFSPELRYSLGVLNMLGNVDNEFSEGIKYINTHTITLYFLFEGGK